A window of Sulfobacillus thermosulfidooxidans contains these coding sequences:
- a CDS encoding site-2 protease family protein — MGLWRKISVNPWFVVLLLVYVFVGQGLRMALAFFVVTLHELTHAVIAESYGTTVERIEIWPFGGIARIAGMNHQEPYVEAMIAVVGPLQNFILASVAWLAAPWLPIEPRWIHEFIHFNLAIGLLNLLPVAPLDGGHLARLFWARKIGYEAAQQRVIQGGVWLARILFVITVFSFLTPRPLLSLGLFALFLHWGALHSDDTAQYLIVRDLHLRAGWFQKKPIWTLDDFAVHCDTPLKDVLKVMRPMKYHRVVILSPEMKKMGILYEEDLLQGLHDYGPGISLRELLTHR, encoded by the coding sequence ATGGGTTTGTGGCGTAAAATCTCGGTTAATCCGTGGTTTGTTGTTCTTCTTCTTGTTTATGTATTTGTGGGTCAAGGTCTTCGCATGGCTTTGGCCTTTTTTGTGGTGACACTCCATGAACTTACCCATGCTGTCATTGCTGAAAGTTACGGGACCACAGTGGAACGCATAGAAATTTGGCCATTTGGAGGGATTGCCCGGATTGCCGGGATGAATCACCAAGAACCCTATGTTGAAGCGATGATTGCGGTGGTAGGCCCGTTACAAAACTTTATCTTGGCCTCGGTTGCGTGGCTCGCTGCCCCATGGCTGCCCATTGAGCCACGGTGGATCCACGAATTTATTCATTTTAATCTGGCTATTGGTCTTCTGAATCTTCTGCCTGTCGCCCCTTTGGACGGGGGGCATTTGGCCCGTTTGTTTTGGGCGCGAAAAATTGGGTATGAAGCCGCTCAACAACGCGTGATTCAAGGCGGTGTCTGGCTGGCTCGTATTTTGTTTGTGATCACGGTCTTCTCTTTTTTAACTCCCCGGCCTCTGTTAAGCTTAGGGCTATTTGCCTTGTTTCTTCATTGGGGGGCTCTTCATTCGGATGACACGGCTCAATATCTTATTGTACGGGATTTGCATTTGAGGGCAGGCTGGTTTCAGAAAAAACCGATTTGGACGTTAGATGATTTCGCAGTGCACTGTGACACCCCGCTTAAAGATGTGTTAAAAGTGATGCGGCCCATGAAATATCACCGCGTGGTGATTTTATCCCCAGAGATGAAAAAAATGGGCATTCTATATGAAGAGGACTTATTGCAAGGGCTTCATGATTATGGGCCGGGCATAAGTCTTCGCGAATTGTTGACGCATCGTTGA
- a CDS encoding undecaprenyl-diphosphatase, whose translation MFDRHWFHVINSWATISPLLNDFAIVLAKDAVEIWAVIFLLLWFWPPLRQNRARRAVVYATVAGFLSLAVSMTLSHVLPYRPRPFVFEPKMVHLLISHAPDTSFPSDHATGSFAFAIALFYAGRRDGWLATLLAAAISIARVFVGVHWPTDVLAGDVIGMIAGFIVLAWHRHLEGLVMWLFRLFRFGPQSSRRYKRLG comes from the coding sequence ATGTTTGATCGGCATTGGTTTCATGTGATTAACTCGTGGGCGACTATTAGCCCATTACTCAACGATTTTGCGATCGTGCTGGCCAAAGATGCGGTAGAAATTTGGGCTGTGATTTTCTTACTGTTATGGTTTTGGCCTCCCTTGCGCCAAAATCGTGCACGGCGGGCTGTAGTCTATGCTACCGTGGCAGGTTTTTTAAGTTTGGCGGTGTCAATGACGTTATCGCATGTTTTGCCTTATCGCCCGCGTCCCTTTGTCTTTGAACCGAAAATGGTACACTTATTGATTTCCCATGCTCCCGATACATCATTTCCTAGTGATCATGCGACGGGCAGTTTTGCTTTTGCTATCGCTCTATTTTATGCGGGACGGCGGGATGGTTGGTTGGCGACATTATTGGCGGCAGCCATTAGTATAGCCCGGGTCTTTGTTGGTGTTCACTGGCCGACAGATGTTTTAGCTGGCGATGTGATAGGGATGATTGCTGGATTTATTGTGCTGGCATGGCATCGCCATTTGGAAGGTCTCGTGATGTGGCTATTTCGCTTATTTCGCTTTGGACCCCAATCGTCTCGTCGGTATAAGCGACTTGGCTAA
- the rodA gene encoding rod shape-determining protein RodA, with the protein MHSKSIWKNIDILTVLIVLLISGLSLFVIGSATKPLLSPGSQLYFVHRQIAWIFLGLLTMAIVAWVPYEKFRVISPYLYWTSVLLLAFVLVKGHTALGAQRWINVGPFQLQPSEFAKIAIVITLATHLSQKQRLSRWKDFISPGLHVLLPMLLVLKQPDLGTTLVFVAITAGMLFMAGASWWKLVIIFPGGLLTVILWIYLHYRFHIPIPMHQYQLNRLIIFLNPNKDPLGAGFNVIQSRIAVGSGGLFGTGIFTAHFNQLSFLPESYTDFIFAVVAEELGFVGSMALLLVYLLLLARGIYIANQAKDRYGMLLATGVVSMFAFHVIESAGMVSGIMPVAGVPLPFMSYGGSAFLADSAGIGILLNVYMRRHDLSYNRSAPVTQVVYSKNT; encoded by the coding sequence ATGCATTCGAAAAGCATCTGGAAAAACATTGATATCCTTACCGTTCTGATTGTGCTGTTGATATCAGGATTAAGTCTTTTTGTCATTGGCAGCGCGACCAAACCTTTGTTATCCCCGGGATCACAACTCTATTTTGTCCATCGCCAAATCGCGTGGATATTTCTCGGTCTCTTGACCATGGCCATTGTGGCTTGGGTACCGTATGAAAAGTTCCGGGTCATAAGTCCTTATTTATATTGGACATCGGTTCTTCTGTTGGCGTTTGTGCTTGTCAAAGGACATACGGCACTCGGAGCTCAGCGCTGGATTAATGTGGGACCCTTCCAGCTTCAGCCTTCAGAATTTGCTAAAATCGCCATTGTTATTACCCTCGCGACCCACCTCAGTCAAAAACAGCGGCTGTCGCGTTGGAAAGATTTTATCTCGCCGGGACTACATGTGCTTCTTCCCATGTTGCTGGTGTTAAAACAGCCGGACTTGGGAACAACGCTGGTCTTTGTGGCGATCACAGCGGGTATGTTATTTATGGCAGGAGCCTCGTGGTGGAAATTGGTCATTATTTTTCCCGGAGGTCTCTTGACCGTCATTTTGTGGATTTATCTGCATTACCGCTTTCATATCCCCATTCCCATGCATCAATATCAGTTGAACCGGCTTATCATTTTTCTGAATCCTAATAAGGATCCCTTAGGAGCCGGTTTTAATGTGATTCAATCGCGAATCGCGGTGGGCAGCGGCGGACTTTTCGGGACAGGAATATTTACAGCGCATTTTAACCAGCTGAGCTTTTTGCCCGAGTCGTATACCGACTTTATTTTTGCTGTCGTAGCGGAAGAGTTGGGATTTGTGGGGTCAATGGCGCTTTTGTTGGTATATCTCCTCTTGCTGGCACGTGGCATCTATATTGCGAATCAAGCCAAAGATCGCTATGGGATGCTACTTGCCACCGGAGTAGTCTCGATGTTTGCATTTCACGTGATTGAGAGTGCTGGGATGGTCTCGGGCATTATGCCCGTGGCCGGCGTGCCCTTGCCCTTTATGAGCTATGGGGGCTCGGCATTTCTTGCCGACTCGGCTGGTATTGGCATTTTACTAAATGTTTACATGCGCCGGCATGATTTATCCTATAACCGTAGTGCTCCGGTCACGCAGGTTGTATATAGCAAGAACACTTAA
- the minE gene encoding cell division topological specificity factor MinE: protein MFDLFARVFGREDASKDVAKERLRLVLVHDRASLSPQALENLKNDLLKVISEYMDIDDQGFRVDFSRHDDAMALVANIPIRKVKHHSV from the coding sequence ATGTTTGATTTGTTCGCACGGGTTTTCGGGCGTGAGGATGCGAGCAAGGACGTGGCAAAAGAGCGGCTTCGTCTGGTTTTGGTGCATGACCGTGCAAGCCTCTCACCCCAAGCGCTCGAAAATCTGAAAAACGATCTGCTTAAGGTCATATCGGAGTATATGGATATTGATGATCAGGGATTTCGGGTCGATTTTTCCAGACATGATGATGCCATGGCTCTTGTAGCCAATATTCCCATACGCAAAGTCAAGCACCATTCCGTATAA
- the minD gene encoding septum site-determining protein MinD, with amino-acid sequence MGEAIVITSGKGGVGKTTTTANLGAGLAQMGQKVALIDADIGLRNLDVVMGLENRIVYDLVDVVEGFAKLKHALIKDKRFENLYLLPAAQTRDKTAVSPDQMRELVSQMKEDFDYVLIDSPAGIEQGFKNAVAGADKALVVATPEVSSVRDADRIIGLLEAQEKHKPFLIINRIRASMVKKGDMMDIDDMIEILAIELLGVVPDDESIVVSTNRGEPAVLNPQSKAGEAYRNITRRLRGENVPMMKLDDGSGLFSKLRKFMGFKA; translated from the coding sequence ATGGGGGAAGCCATCGTCATTACATCAGGGAAAGGAGGCGTGGGAAAAACCACGACAACGGCGAATTTGGGTGCCGGTCTGGCTCAAATGGGGCAAAAAGTTGCATTAATTGACGCGGATATCGGCTTGCGCAATTTGGACGTCGTGATGGGATTAGAAAACCGAATCGTGTACGACTTGGTTGACGTCGTCGAAGGGTTTGCCAAACTGAAGCATGCGTTAATTAAGGACAAGCGATTTGAAAACTTGTATTTGTTGCCGGCTGCTCAAACACGGGACAAGACCGCAGTATCGCCGGATCAGATGCGTGAACTCGTCTCGCAGATGAAAGAAGACTTTGATTACGTGCTGATTGATTCGCCAGCTGGTATCGAACAAGGATTTAAGAATGCCGTTGCCGGTGCAGATAAAGCATTGGTTGTAGCGACACCGGAAGTTTCATCTGTCCGGGATGCTGACCGTATTATTGGTTTACTGGAGGCACAAGAAAAACATAAACCCTTCTTGATTATTAATCGAATTCGTGCCAGCATGGTAAAAAAAGGCGACATGATGGACATAGATGACATGATAGAAATTCTTGCCATTGAATTGTTAGGGGTTGTGCCTGACGATGAGTCCATTGTGGTATCTACCAATCGCGGTGAACCGGCCGTGCTGAACCCGCAATCGAAAGCAGGGGAAGCCTATCGCAACATTACGCGGCGCCTTCGGGGGGAGAATGTGCCAATGATGAAACTCGATGATGGGTCTGGATTATTTAGTAAGTTGCGGAAGTTTATGGGGTTTAAGGCATGA
- the minC gene encoding septum site-determining protein MinC — protein MARRLSQNLSGGRSSDSSSFPSLSIYGQQRTEFSPDSGRVALLGLGGGSMHNGQDKPFIEHYVERRNARDWEDEARRHPTLLIRKTLRSGQHVRFYGNVVVLGDVNPGAEITAGGDIIVMGWLRGLAHAGAEGNQDAVVAAFRLSPTQIRIAHFIGRAPDSDEAALPTVPEIAEVRDGQLIIDQWQHSTLGNIK, from the coding sequence GTGGCGCGCCGTTTATCCCAAAACCTTTCTGGCGGCAGATCAAGCGACTCTAGCTCGTTTCCTTCGTTAAGCATTTACGGCCAGCAACGTACTGAATTTTCGCCCGATTCCGGTCGAGTCGCTCTATTAGGATTAGGGGGCGGAAGCATGCACAATGGACAAGACAAGCCTTTTATTGAACATTATGTTGAACGGCGCAATGCGCGGGATTGGGAGGATGAAGCCCGCAGGCATCCAACCTTGTTGATTCGCAAAACATTAAGATCTGGGCAACATGTACGATTTTACGGTAATGTAGTAGTGTTGGGTGATGTCAATCCTGGCGCGGAAATCACGGCAGGCGGCGATATTATCGTGATGGGATGGCTACGGGGATTAGCTCATGCCGGTGCCGAAGGAAATCAGGATGCGGTGGTCGCCGCATTTAGACTGAGTCCTACCCAAATTCGCATAGCCCATTTTATCGGTCGTGCACCAGATAGCGACGAAGCAGCATTGCCGACTGTGCCAGAAATTGCTGAGGTGCGGGACGGACAATTAATCATTGATCAATGGCAGCATAGTACACTCGGAAACATCAAGTAA
- the mreD gene encoding rod shape-determining protein MreD, with protein sequence MDRLRIGTWLVLYLLALLIQVALLPQIFPGGYVPNAVLSVTVLIALHETPKRGMWAGLLGGLMQDLWAGRLIGLNALTFALLGYAVATVQQKIVRDPIFVPGLIAALSQVVVLPFQWLLLYVFGYHFSWFVFSRPLPVWILFSMLFTPALGGIIGFGSRGRRRSRYRSLSS encoded by the coding sequence ATGGACCGTTTGCGGATAGGAACATGGCTTGTCCTTTATCTTCTGGCATTGTTGATTCAAGTTGCCTTATTACCGCAAATATTTCCAGGCGGTTATGTGCCTAATGCAGTGCTTTCGGTGACGGTGCTGATTGCCTTGCATGAAACGCCCAAACGGGGCATGTGGGCCGGTCTGTTGGGAGGACTTATGCAAGATTTGTGGGCGGGACGGTTAATCGGATTAAATGCCCTAACCTTTGCATTGTTGGGTTATGCCGTCGCAACCGTCCAGCAAAAGATAGTCCGCGATCCCATCTTTGTGCCGGGTTTGATTGCGGCGTTAAGCCAAGTGGTGGTCCTGCCATTTCAGTGGTTACTTTTGTATGTGTTTGGATACCATTTTTCATGGTTTGTGTTTTCTCGGCCTTTACCAGTCTGGATTTTGTTTTCGATGCTGTTTACCCCGGCTTTAGGGGGAATTATTGGGTTTGGTTCACGGGGCCGTCGCCGTTCACGTTATCGGTCACTTTCATCATAA
- the mreC gene encoding rod shape-determining protein MreC → MGGFIYRWRRLLITVLVVMVVTVSLSLTARIRGKVVGLSNIINTVVSPAESSMAFIGRETGLGVSTIGDIFTLQQQNRELKRKLLEYNSMKLELSEVLAENGQLRGLLGLEHSLGSWKLDPASIIARNPDSWFDTVVIDQGTNNGVHAGMAVIVPQGVVGRVLSAGPSTATVMLILDPKSGIGALDVRSQSTGVVLGQDPVTGLLQFQLFSSKPDVLPGDVIATSGLSQYYPKGLLIGQVVSVSHNQYGLTETATIKPAVDFNRLQTVMVVESHPSGASIPPVFGGGNS, encoded by the coding sequence GTGGGCGGATTCATATACCGTTGGCGACGGTTGCTCATCACGGTGTTAGTCGTCATGGTTGTCACGGTGAGTTTAAGCTTGACCGCCCGCATACGCGGTAAAGTTGTCGGGTTAAGCAACATCATTAATACCGTCGTGTCTCCTGCGGAATCCAGTATGGCGTTTATTGGGCGTGAAACCGGATTAGGAGTCAGTACCATAGGGGACATTTTTACGCTCCAACAACAAAATCGCGAATTGAAACGGAAGTTGCTGGAGTATAACAGTATGAAGTTGGAACTCTCGGAAGTTCTTGCGGAAAATGGTCAATTACGGGGTCTATTAGGATTAGAGCATTCCTTGGGAAGTTGGAAACTGGATCCGGCCAGCATTATTGCCAGGAATCCCGACAGCTGGTTTGACACGGTTGTCATTGATCAAGGCACGAACAATGGCGTGCATGCGGGAATGGCTGTGATTGTACCACAAGGCGTGGTCGGTCGCGTGTTATCGGCCGGTCCCAGTACGGCAACCGTGATGTTGATTTTGGATCCGAAAAGCGGTATTGGGGCTTTAGATGTCCGCTCACAATCAACGGGGGTGGTATTGGGCCAGGATCCCGTCACGGGGTTACTGCAATTCCAACTTTTTTCAAGTAAACCCGATGTGCTCCCTGGCGATGTCATTGCGACATCAGGTTTAAGCCAATATTATCCGAAAGGATTGCTCATTGGGCAAGTGGTATCGGTGTCACACAATCAATATGGGTTGACAGAGACAGCGACCATCAAGCCCGCTGTTGATTTTAACCGTCTGCAAACGGTGATGGTGGTGGAATCGCATCCTTCGGGAGCGAGCATTCCTCCGGTATTTGGTGGAGGAAATAGTTAA
- a CDS encoding rod shape-determining protein yields MPIRSLFGSFAKDMGIDLGTANTVVYVKGRGIVLQEPSVVAIDTMTGEIIAVGQEAKQMVGRTPGNIRAVRPLKDGVIADFDTTQAMLKYFIKKASNNSRMIHPTVVIGVPSGVTGVEERAVKDAAVQAGAKEALVVEEPMAAAIGAGLPVNEPTGNMIVDVGGGTCEVAIISLDGIVTSQSIRVAGDEMDDAIVNHIKRTYNMMIGERTAEEIKITIGSAYPPDHEETMDVRGRDLVTGLPKTLKINSTEIQRSLSETVNTIVDAIKATLEKSPPELAADIMDRGIVMTGGGSLLRNFDKLVSSETGMPVHQADEPLLTVVRGTGMVLEDMHHLEALRRRNRR; encoded by the coding sequence GTGCCCATAAGAAGTTTATTTGGGTCTTTTGCAAAAGACATGGGAATTGATTTAGGAACGGCCAACACGGTGGTCTATGTCAAGGGTCGAGGGATTGTTTTGCAAGAACCATCTGTGGTGGCCATCGATACCATGACTGGTGAAATTATTGCGGTAGGACAAGAAGCTAAACAGATGGTGGGAAGGACTCCCGGTAATATTCGTGCTGTCCGGCCCTTAAAAGATGGGGTTATTGCAGATTTTGATACGACCCAGGCGATGCTCAAATACTTTATCAAAAAAGCCTCGAATAATTCGCGTATGATTCACCCTACCGTGGTAATTGGCGTGCCTTCAGGGGTCACAGGTGTGGAAGAAAGGGCAGTTAAGGATGCTGCCGTACAGGCAGGAGCGAAAGAGGCGTTAGTCGTAGAAGAACCCATGGCGGCGGCCATCGGTGCCGGTTTGCCAGTCAATGAGCCCACCGGCAATATGATTGTCGATGTGGGGGGCGGGACATGTGAAGTGGCGATTATTTCTTTGGACGGTATTGTGACGTCGCAATCGATTCGCGTTGCCGGCGATGAGATGGATGATGCTATCGTCAATCATATTAAAAGGACATACAATATGATGATTGGAGAACGGACGGCCGAAGAAATTAAGATTACCATCGGGTCCGCGTATCCTCCCGATCATGAAGAAACTATGGACGTGCGTGGACGGGACTTGGTGACGGGTCTACCAAAAACCCTAAAAATTAATTCCACCGAAATCCAGCGCTCATTAAGTGAAACGGTGAACACCATTGTGGATGCGATTAAAGCGACTTTGGAAAAGTCACCACCGGAACTCGCTGCGGACATTATGGATCGGGGCATTGTGATGACAGGTGGAGGCTCCCTCTTGCGCAATTTCGACAAGTTAGTGAGCTCGGAAACAGGAATGCCCGTGCATCAAGCAGATGAACCCCTATTGACCGTTGTCCGGGGAACGGGAATGGTTCTAGAAGATATGCACCATCTGGAAGCGCTCCGCCGCCGTAATCGACGCTAA
- the radC gene encoding RadC family protein → MSRVQDLPSEERPRERLMRHGAKVLGDRELLAVLLGTGTSGQSVLELSGSLLQDGWQALSRRQVQELLQIKGLGQAKVALLLAALEIGNRVRRQEMGNRITGPEDVVILMEDMIRLNQEEFRVLFLNTKNQVLAIETIFRGGLDSVEVFPREIFKRAVGWSCASIIVVHNHPSGDPSPSRADRSLTKRLEDAGDLLGIPVLDHVIVGKSRHVSVHQGQLTELTN, encoded by the coding sequence GTGAGCCGGGTCCAAGACCTGCCCAGCGAAGAACGTCCCCGGGAGCGTCTTATGCGCCACGGGGCCAAAGTATTAGGAGACCGAGAGTTACTGGCCGTGCTCCTTGGAACCGGAACATCGGGCCAATCGGTCTTAGAACTCAGTGGATCATTGTTGCAAGATGGATGGCAGGCCTTAAGCCGCCGGCAGGTTCAAGAATTGCTGCAGATAAAAGGGTTGGGACAAGCCAAGGTGGCTCTTTTATTAGCAGCATTGGAGATTGGGAATCGGGTGCGGCGTCAAGAAATGGGAAACCGGATTACCGGCCCGGAAGATGTTGTCATTTTGATGGAAGATATGATTCGACTCAATCAAGAAGAATTTCGTGTGTTGTTTTTAAACACCAAAAATCAGGTGCTAGCGATCGAAACCATTTTTCGAGGGGGGCTCGATAGCGTTGAGGTGTTTCCACGCGAAATCTTTAAGCGGGCTGTTGGGTGGTCTTGTGCTTCCATTATCGTTGTACACAATCATCCTAGTGGGGATCCTTCACCCTCCAGGGCCGACCGGTCTTTAACCAAAAGGTTAGAGGATGCGGGGGATTTATTGGGGATTCCTGTATTAGACCATGTGATAGTGGGAAAATCCCGTCATGTGAGTGTCCATCAAGGACAACTAACAGAACTAACAAATTAA
- a CDS encoding Maf family protein: MAQCYVLASSSPRRRELLAKIGLSFIVDAANIDETARTPETPHDLVRRLAAHKAIVVGTRHPQCLIIGSDTVVSYNGQIFGKPRSMGHAQDMLRQLSDHRHQVYTAVAIWDPLSQRGYVQVDCTEITFQALSNSEIDAYLASPEPWDKAGAYAIQGRAGEWIKELTGDVETVIGLPTRLVKKLLSHWDKERGV; the protein is encoded by the coding sequence ATGGCACAGTGTTATGTCCTAGCGTCTTCCTCACCACGACGCCGTGAATTATTGGCGAAAATAGGTTTGTCATTTATTGTTGATGCTGCAAACATTGATGAAACAGCCAGAACTCCGGAAACACCCCATGATTTGGTGAGGCGCCTGGCGGCACACAAAGCCATCGTGGTGGGCACACGCCATCCTCAGTGTCTCATTATTGGATCGGACACCGTTGTTTCCTATAACGGACAGATATTTGGCAAACCGCGGTCGATGGGGCATGCCCAGGATATGCTTCGCCAACTGTCGGATCATCGTCATCAGGTGTATACGGCGGTGGCGATTTGGGATCCGCTATCGCAACGAGGATATGTCCAAGTGGACTGTACGGAGATCACATTTCAGGCGCTGTCTAACAGTGAAATCGATGCGTATTTAGCCAGTCCGGAACCCTGGGATAAGGCAGGAGCCTATGCCATTCAAGGCCGGGCTGGGGAGTGGATTAAAGAACTCACAGGCGATGTGGAAACCGTCATTGGATTACCCACTCGTCTTGTCAAAAAGTTGTTATCCCACTGGGACAAGGAGCGTGGGGTGTGA
- a CDS encoding DUF4321 domain-containing protein, protein MHGRKSSGWIALIYVLIGGLVGSLLGHFLAPLWPPLGHSYFELGTPAGPWTLNLGVFGLDLGIWLDLNLGGIIGLLGGLWWFQRRKA, encoded by the coding sequence ATGCACGGTCGAAAAAGTTCAGGATGGATTGCACTGATTTACGTCCTGATTGGAGGATTAGTGGGCTCATTGTTGGGGCACTTTCTTGCGCCGTTATGGCCGCCTTTGGGTCACTCCTATTTTGAATTGGGGACGCCTGCGGGTCCTTGGACGTTGAATCTGGGAGTGTTTGGCCTGGATTTGGGAATATGGCTCGACTTGAATCTTGGCGGAATCATAGGTCTTTTAGGTGGTTTGTGGTGGTTTCAACGGAGGAAGGCTTAG
- a CDS encoding bifunctional folylpolyglutamate synthase/dihydrofolate synthase: MKENWWEDLERVRIRPGLERIRELLEALDNPQKGYPIIHVAGTNGKGSTASLIAEALQSQGLRVGLTISPDMGHINERVMLNRQPMPESLWDQLGEAVEHAGRKLQDVPTFFEAVTALAFLAFHHWNVDIAVVEVGLGGRLDATNIIDPPYLAVITPVAFDHMDRLGNTIEAIAFEKAGIIKPGSQVVLARQPYPAARDVIMERARHEGVRVVEPSWFPNVGEQGVFGQSPAGPLSVPLLGAYQKENVATAFAAVEVMAQDGLIRDWSRVLQAWAGFSWPGRFQVLHRHPLWVIDGAHNPHGIRGVLETLEMEPYQQYQWTIVFSALADKPAEEMLKMLVPYAHHVILTRVPSERGGDPKSLLSICPEADFVEDPWDAVQKAFERTAENQAILTTGSLALLSYILQQRRKHAGNLVK; encoded by the coding sequence GTGAAAGAAAACTGGTGGGAAGACCTCGAACGTGTTCGGATTCGCCCGGGCCTTGAACGCATTCGAGAACTTTTAGAGGCCCTCGATAATCCCCAAAAAGGCTATCCCATCATTCACGTAGCAGGAACCAATGGGAAGGGATCTACCGCTTCATTAATTGCGGAGGCGTTGCAGTCACAAGGTTTACGCGTCGGCCTAACCATCTCACCGGACATGGGACATATTAATGAGCGGGTGATGCTCAACCGGCAACCTATGCCTGAATCATTATGGGACCAATTAGGTGAAGCAGTGGAACACGCTGGCCGAAAACTTCAGGATGTTCCCACCTTTTTTGAAGCGGTTACGGCATTGGCGTTTCTAGCATTTCATCACTGGAACGTGGATATTGCGGTGGTGGAAGTAGGGCTGGGGGGACGGCTTGACGCCACGAATATTATTGATCCCCCTTATTTAGCCGTGATTACACCGGTGGCTTTTGACCATATGGATCGCCTAGGTAACACGATTGAAGCGATTGCTTTTGAAAAAGCTGGGATAATCAAACCGGGATCGCAAGTGGTATTGGCGCGTCAACCCTACCCTGCTGCCCGTGACGTGATTATGGAGCGGGCGAGACACGAGGGGGTTAGGGTGGTGGAACCATCATGGTTTCCCAATGTGGGCGAACAGGGTGTGTTTGGGCAGAGTCCCGCCGGACCATTATCTGTGCCCCTTTTAGGGGCATATCAAAAAGAAAATGTCGCGACGGCTTTTGCTGCAGTGGAGGTCATGGCTCAAGACGGGTTAATCCGCGATTGGTCACGGGTATTGCAGGCATGGGCGGGGTTTTCATGGCCGGGTCGGTTTCAAGTACTTCATCGCCACCCATTATGGGTTATTGATGGAGCACATAATCCTCATGGAATTCGAGGCGTGCTCGAAACTCTAGAGATGGAACCTTACCAACAGTACCAATGGACCATCGTGTTTAGTGCGTTGGCCGATAAACCGGCAGAAGAGATGTTAAAGATGTTAGTGCCCTATGCGCATCATGTGATTCTCACGCGTGTACCGTCCGAACGGGGAGGAGATCCGAAAAGTCTCTTGTCCATCTGCCCCGAGGCAGATTTCGTTGAGGACCCATGGGATGCGGTGCAAAAGGCTTTTGAGCGAACTGCCGAAAACCAGGCGATTTTAACGACAGGCTCGTTAGCACTGCTTAGTTATATTCTGCAACAGCGACGCAAACACGCGGGAAACCTCGTCAAATAA